The following are encoded in a window of Cucurbita pepo subsp. pepo cultivar mu-cu-16 chromosome LG12, ASM280686v2, whole genome shotgun sequence genomic DNA:
- the LOC111806443 gene encoding uncharacterized protein LOC111806443, with product MGKTSKWLRNFLTGKKDKEKEQNSSTTSEYPATPISIRHNSKEKKRWSFRRSSSAAMAVSSRDSFPFPLEMVSSMMPVAQAAMDVDYEEKRQAVAMLVVKAAAADAAVAAAQAAAAAAIRLTEVAYMKATAIEEAAAIKIQSVFRSYLARKALRALRGLVKLQALARGHLVRKQAKATLRCMQALITAQARARAQRIRTIEGTKGSVGDDPFGYGNHVSEENIKIVEMDHGEYKPGSKNRTSYVADQQHERRFLTDHVFATHHSHLVSQVLSDLTDIDARGCSSHFEDYSICTIQSSPQDYLVKSKPDPTPECMQSLSFEYPMFPSYMANTESSRAKTRSQSAPKTRPASFERQPSRRKASTDGKNVPKAAVQIKRSSSLVGCSTQDLQFPLLMKLDKSTGSLHNSECGSTSTVLTNTNYRSLVSCEGHGSRYY from the exons ATGGGAAAGACAAGCAAATGGCTGAGGAACTTTCTGACAGGGAAGAAGGACAAAGAGAAGGAGCAGAATTCTTCGACTACTTCCGAGTATCCAGCTACCCCGATATCGATCCGACACAATTctaaagagaaaaaacgaTGGAGTTTTCGAAGATCTTCTTCTGCAGCGATGGCTGTGTCGTCGAGAGATTCATTCCCGTTCCCTCTTGAGATGGTCAGCTCAATGATGCCGGTGGCACAGGCTGCAATGGATGTAGATTATGAGGAGAAAAGGCAAGCCGTGGCCATGTTAGTGGTGAAAGCTGCCGCTGCTGATGCTGCTGTGGCTGCTGCAcaggctgctgctgctgctgcaatCCGGCTAACTGAGGTAGCCTATATGAAAGCTACTGCTATTGAGGAGGCTGCTGCCATCAAGATTCAATCAGTATTCCGGTCTTATTTG GCAAGAAAAGCACTCCGGGCATTAAGAGGATTGGTGAAGTTGCAAGCACTGGCTAGGGGTCACCTTGTTAGAAAACAAGCCAAAGCTACTCTCCGGTGTATGCAAGCGTTGATCACGGCCCAGGCTCGAGCTCGTGCCCAAAGGATCAGGACGATTGAAGGGACGAAAGGATCAGTTGGTGATGACCCTTTTGGTTATGGCAATCAT GTTTCTGAGGAGAACATTAAGATTGTGGAGATGGATCATGGAGAATACAAACCAGGTTCCAAGAACAGGACAAGCTATGTTGCAGACCAACAACATGAGCGTAGGTTTCTGACTGATCATGTCTTTGCCACGCATCACTCGCACCTTGTCTCACAAGTACTATCGGATCTAACCGACATCGACGCACGAGGTTGCAGCAGCCATTTCGAGGACTACTCCATCTGTACCATACAAAGCAGCCCTCAAGATTACTTGGTCAAGTCTAAACCTGACCCTACACCAGAATGTATGCAATCTCTGTCCTTCGAGTATCCAATGTTCCCAAGTTACATGGCCAATACAGAATCTTCAAGAGCCAAAACCCGGTCACAGAGTGCGCCTAAGACGAGGCCTGCATCATTTGAGAGGCAGCCAAGCAGAAGGAAGGCATCAACCGATGGGAAGAATGTCCCGAAGGCCGCTGTGCAGATAAAACGATCGTCTTCTCTTGTGGGTTGTAGCACTCAAGACTTGCAGTTTCCATTGCTGATGAAGCTTGACAAGTCCACAGGCTCACTCCATAATAGTGAATGTGGCTCCACAAGTACAGTGCTCACTAATACCAACTACAGATCGCTTGTTTCTTGTGAA GGTCATGGAAGCAGGTACTATTAA
- the LOC111806444 gene encoding RNA polymerase II-associated protein 3-like isoform X2 produces MAEAATGNSGRGAEPSLKDKGNEFFKAGNYLKAAALYTQAIKLDPSNHALYSNRAAAFLHLVKLNKALADAEMTITLSPQWEKGYFRKGCVLEAMEKYDDALSAFQVALQYNPQSAEVSRKIKRISQLVKDKKRAQEVEKKRSNIDMTKHLDKLKSELSEKYGSEECWKDIFSFLVETMEAAVRSWHETSNVDAKVFYLLDKEKTDTEKYAPIVNIDKAFESPHTHTNCFQFLRKYAEDSVSRAACLVTPKSLISYPQVWKGQGSRKWKHGQHDGFFVQLETPSLRKLWFVPSSNELGRPVCRDPEVLDIGAHELLPRIFIEKLPST; encoded by the exons ATGGCGGAAGCAGCTACAGGTAACAGTGGGAGAGGGGCGGAGCCGTCGCTGAAAGACAAGGGCAATGAGTTTTTTAAAGCAGGGAACTATCTCAAAGCTGCTGCACTTTACACACAAGCTATCAAACTAGACCCTTCGAATCATGCTCTTTATAG CAACCGTGCTGCTGCATTTCTGCATCTAGTTAAGCTTAACAAAGCACTTGCGGATGCTGAGATGACGATTACATTGAGCCCACAGTGGGAAAAG GGATATTTCAGAAAGGGATGCGTATTGGAAGCAATGGaaaaatatgatgat GCCTTGTCTGCATTTCAAGTGGCCTTGCAATACAATCCACAAAGTGCAGAAGTCTCAAGAAAGATTAAAAGGATTTCACAATTAGTGAAAGATAAAAAGAGGGCTCAAGAAGTGGAGAAAAAGAGATCAAATATAGATATGACAAAGCACTTGGATAAACTGAAATCTGAACTG TCTGAAAAATATGGCTCTGAAGAATGCTGGAAagacatattttcttttcttgttgagACTATGGAGGCTGCAGTGAGATCATGGCATGAAACTTCTAATGTGGATGCTAAAGTGTTCTATCTACTTGATAAGGAAAAGACAGATACTGAAAAATATGCTCCGATCGTAAACATTGATAAG GCATTTGAATCACCCCACACGCATACTAAttgctttcaatttttaaggAAATATGCCGAGGATTCAGTCTCTCGAGCAGCATGCTTAGTAACTCCTAAAAGCTTGATATCTTACCCACAG GTCTGGAAAGGACAAGGTTCAAGAAAATGGAAGCATGGACAACACGATGGTTTCTTCGTTCAACTTGAAACCCCTTCTTTAAGAAAGCTATGGTTTGTTCCTAGTTCCAATGAACTGGGACGACCAGTGTGCCg GGATCCTGAGGTTCTGGATATCGGTGCACACGAGTTACTGCCACGCATATTTATAGAAAAGCTGCCTAGCACTTAG
- the LOC111806444 gene encoding RNA polymerase II-associated protein 3-like isoform X1, with amino-acid sequence MAEAATGNSGRGAEPSLKDKGNEFFKAGNYLKAAALYTQAIKLDPSNHALYSNRAAAFLHLVKLNKALADAEMTITLSPQWEKGYFRKGCVLEAMEKYDDALSAFQVALQYNPQSAEVSRKIKRISQLVKDKKRAQEVEKKRSNIDMTKHLDKLKSELSEKYGSEECWKDIFSFLVETMEAAVRSWHETSNVDAKVFYLLDKEKTDTEKYAPIVNIDKAFESPHTHTNCFQFLRKYAEDSVSRAACLVTPKSLISYPQVWKGQGSRKWKHGQHDGFFVQLETPSLRKLWFVPSSNELGRPVCRSLSFSFFLSMFRQPQFCLSGLHNLV; translated from the exons ATGGCGGAAGCAGCTACAGGTAACAGTGGGAGAGGGGCGGAGCCGTCGCTGAAAGACAAGGGCAATGAGTTTTTTAAAGCAGGGAACTATCTCAAAGCTGCTGCACTTTACACACAAGCTATCAAACTAGACCCTTCGAATCATGCTCTTTATAG CAACCGTGCTGCTGCATTTCTGCATCTAGTTAAGCTTAACAAAGCACTTGCGGATGCTGAGATGACGATTACATTGAGCCCACAGTGGGAAAAG GGATATTTCAGAAAGGGATGCGTATTGGAAGCAATGGaaaaatatgatgat GCCTTGTCTGCATTTCAAGTGGCCTTGCAATACAATCCACAAAGTGCAGAAGTCTCAAGAAAGATTAAAAGGATTTCACAATTAGTGAAAGATAAAAAGAGGGCTCAAGAAGTGGAGAAAAAGAGATCAAATATAGATATGACAAAGCACTTGGATAAACTGAAATCTGAACTG TCTGAAAAATATGGCTCTGAAGAATGCTGGAAagacatattttcttttcttgttgagACTATGGAGGCTGCAGTGAGATCATGGCATGAAACTTCTAATGTGGATGCTAAAGTGTTCTATCTACTTGATAAGGAAAAGACAGATACTGAAAAATATGCTCCGATCGTAAACATTGATAAG GCATTTGAATCACCCCACACGCATACTAAttgctttcaatttttaaggAAATATGCCGAGGATTCAGTCTCTCGAGCAGCATGCTTAGTAACTCCTAAAAGCTTGATATCTTACCCACAG GTCTGGAAAGGACAAGGTTCAAGAAAATGGAAGCATGGACAACACGATGGTTTCTTCGTTCAACTTGAAACCCCTTCTTTAAGAAAGCTATGGTTTGTTCCTAGTTCCAATGAACTGGGACGACCAGTGTGCCggtctctttctttctctttctttctgtcTATGTTTCGTCAACCTCAGTTCTGCCTTTCTGGGTTGCATAACCTTGTTTAA
- the LOC111807306 gene encoding 40S ribosomal protein S3a-like has translation MAVGKNKRISKGKKGGKKKTVDPFAKKDWYDIKAPSVFNVKNVGKTLVTRTQGTKIASEGLKHRVFEVSLADLQDDEEHAYRKIRLRAEDVQGRNVLTNFWGMNFTTDKLRSLVRKWHTLIEAHVDVKTTDSYTLRMFCIGFTKRRPNQVKRTCYAQSSQIRQIRRKMREIMVNQATSCDLKELVRKFIPESIGKEIEKATSSIYPLQNVFIRKVKILKAPKFDLGKLMEVHGDYSEDVGVKVDRPAEEVVEGATEVVGA, from the exons ATGGCTGTCGG TAAGAACAAGAGGATTTCGAAGGGAAAGAAGGGAGGCAAGAAGAAGAC TGTTGATCCGTTTGCAAAGAAGGATTGGTATGATATCAAGGCACCCTCTGTCTTCAATGTCAAGAACGTCGGGAAGACTCTCGTTACTCGCACGCAGGGTACCAAG ATTGCTTCTGAGGGGCTTAAACATAGAGTGTTTGAGGTATCACTGGCTGACCTCCAGGACGATGAGGAGCATGCCTACAGAAAGATTAGATTGAGAGCTGAAGATGTTCAAGGAAGAAATGTTCTGACTAATTTCTGG GGAATGAATTTCACTACTGACAAATTGAGATCATTGGTACGGAAGTGGCATACGTTGATTGAAGCTCATGTGGATGTTAAGACCACTGATAGTTACACTCTGAGAATGTTCTGCATTGGGTTCACGAAGAGACGCCCAAACCAGGTCAAAAGGACCTGTTATGCGCAATCCAGTCAGATTAGACAG attcgtcgaaagaTGAGGGAAATCATGGTCAACCAGGCAACATCATGTGATCTCAAAGAGTTGGTCCGTAAGTTTATTCCTGAATCAATTGGAAAGGAAATCGAGAAGGCAACATCTAGCATATACCCTCTACAGAATGTTTTCATTCGGAAGGTCAAGATCTTGAAAGCTCCCAAGTTTGATCTTGGAAAGTTGATGGAG GTTCATGGGGACTATTCTGAAGATGTTGGCGTGAAGGTAGATAGGCCTGCAGAAGAAGTTGTCGAGGGTGCTACCGAAGTCGTCGGTGCTTGA
- the LOC111807663 gene encoding homocysteine S-methyltransferase 3-like translates to MNEARVPAETTTFMTDFLRQCGGYGVIDGGLATELERHGADLNDPLWSAKCLVSSPHIVRRVHLDYLDAGANIITTASYQATIQGFEAKGFSRDESEELLRKSVEIALEAREIYLERCTKDSWDWTATERGSTRPILVAASVGSYGAYLADGSEYSGKYGDSVSLETLKDFHRRRVQILANAGADLIAFETIPNKLEAQAYAELLDEEGIEIPAWFSFNSKDGINVVSGDSITDCASIADASKRVVAVGINCTPPRYIHGLISSIREVTNKPIVIYPNSGETYDGETKQWLKSDGMTGEDFVSYVSKWKEAGASLFGGCCRTTPNTIQGIAKALSSKAF, encoded by the exons ATGAACGAGGCACGTGTTCCGGCGGAAACCACCACCTTCATGACTGATTTTCTGAGACAGTGCGGCGGCTACGGCGTTATAGACGGCGGCTTGGCCACTGAACTGGAACGGCATGGCGCCGATCTTAACGATCCTCTCTGGAGCGCTAAATGCCTCGTCAGTTCCCCTCACATCGTCCGACGG GTGCATTTAGACTACCTTGATGCTGGTGCCAATATCATTACCACAGCATCTTATCAG GCAACAATCCAGGGTTTTGAAGCTAAAGGATTTTCTAGAGATGAAAGTGAAGAATTGCTAAGAAAAAGTGTTGAAATTGCACTTGAAGCTCGTGAGATCTATCTCGAACGATGTACAAAGGATTCTTGGGATTGGACTGCAACTGAAAGGGGCTCGACGAGGCCGATTCTTGTAGCTGCCTCGGTCGGCAGCTACGGAGCTTATTTGGCTGATGGGTCTGAATACAG TGGGAAGTATGGTGATTCAGTTAGTTTAGAAACACTGAAAGATTTTCATAGGAGAAGGGTGCAGATTTTGGCCAATGCTGGTGCTGATTTAATCGCGTTCGAGACGATTCCGAACAAGTTGGAAGCTCAA GCATATGCTGAGCTTCTTGATGAAGAGGGCATTGAAATTCCTGCTTGGTTTTCTTTCAACTCCAAGGATGGTATCAATGTGGTGAGTGGGGATTCTATTACTGATTGTGCCTCCATTGCAGATGCTTCGAAGCGAGTTGTTGCTGTGGGAATCAACTGTACTCCTCCCAGATATATTCATGGACTAATCTCGTCGATTCGAGAG GTCACTAACAAACCCATTGTGATTTATCCAAACAGCGGGGAGACATATGATGGTGAAACCAAACAGTGGTTG AAATCGGATGGAATGACAGGGGAAGACTTCGTATCATATGTAAGTAAGTGGAAGGAAGCAGGAGCCTCTCTGTTTGGCGGATGCTGCCGCACCACTCCAAACACAATCCAAGGCATAGCAAAAGCGCTTTCTTCTAAAGCCTTTTGA
- the LOC111807363 gene encoding CRC domain-containing protein TSO1-like — translation MDSTPETKPTKPPPPPPPLSKFEDSPVFNFINSLSPIKPVKSVHTVQTFNSISFPSLPVFSSLPQFSPLKSPKRPNFSNASRSPSAVSKNKGAVILMDQLLEIFVPGIPPGDDLTPRVQPPEMVNSGAGEAHGVINGDVLNRTENKPLSSLQSGNMPRRCLDFEMAGMLLPAAAAAAPGDGSIRGSCSSSSFRCTLPRIGLHLNALASSLKHSDSENLFSERRPGFSSSSAAIFTSNSIQDQFLFASSTPESENPQEPASLIGEDFNQINPIKNGKSMEVTGNGSCKRCNCKKSRCLKLYCECFAAGVYCIEACSCLDCFNKPIHESVVLETRRQIESRNPLAFAPKVILNSDSVSELGEDSNKTPASARHKRGCNCKKSNCLKKYCECYQGGVGCSINCRCEGCKNGFGRKDESALIGTETQQEEEGREHCQKNAEVQSDEGQQNSINAAPSTQLGPRRSLISLPFHLKRRLPSSYLDDESSSRLSVRFKLDEQGIIQTEALPKFEKTTTPCEDVMPETVSNESPSSTGGVKNVSPNSKRVGLRPPQGDFRPLPSTRISRKLILQSIPSFPSFTNPNSNEWTQ, via the exons ATGGATTCCACGCCGGAGACCAAACCCACCAagcctccgccgccgcctcctccCCTCTCCAAATTCGAG GATTCACCAGTTTTCAACTTCATCAACAGCCTATCACCCATAAAGCCTGTTAAATCTGTTCATACGGTTCAAACATTCAACTCCATTtctttcccttcccttccaGTTTTCAGTTCGCTGCCGCAGTTCAGTCCTCTCAAGTCCCCAAAACG GCCGAATTTTTCGAATGCATCGAGATCCCCGTCTGCAGTTTCCAAAAATAAAGGAGCGGTTATATTGATGGATCAGTTACTTGAGATTTTCGTGCCGGGAATTCCTCCCGGCGACGACTTAACTCCGAGAGTTCAGCCGCCGGAAATGGTCAATTCCGGCGCTGGCGAGGCTCATGGAGTTATAAACGGCGACGTTTTGAACAGAACAGAGAACAAG CCTCTCTCTAGTCTACAGAGCGGGAACATGCCGAGACGATGTCTAGATTTCGAAATGGCGGGAATGCTCCTcccggcggcggcggcggcggcgccCGGCGATGGTTCAATCCGcggttcttgttcttcttcttcatttcgaTGCACTCTGCCTCGTATTGGTTTGCACTTGAATGCTCTTGCATCGTCTTTGAAGCACTCCGATTCAGAGAATCTGTTCTCCGAAAGGAGGCCGGGTTTTTCCAGCTCCTCCGCCGCCATTTTTACATCAAATTCCATTCAAGATCAATTCCTATTCGCTTCATCCACTCCTGAAAGTGAAAACCCTCAAGAACCAGCGAGTCTGATCGGAGAAGATTTCAATCAAATCAACCCTATAAAGAATGG AAAATCGATGGAAGTTACTGGAAATGGGTCGTGTAAACGTTGTAACTGCAAAAAATCTAGATGCCTGAAGCT ATATTGTGAATGTTTTGCTGCTGGTGTGTACTGCATTGAGGCGTGTTCATGTCTAGATTGCTTCAACAAACCGATACATGAATCTGTGGTTCTTGAGACTCGCAGACAGATTGAATCTCGCAATCCACTTGCGTTTGCTCCTAAAGTGATCTTGAACTCTGATTCTGTTTCTGAACTTGGG GAGGATTCGAACAAGACGCCAGCTTCGGCTCGACATAAACGAGGATGCAACTGTAAGAAATCAAATTGCTTGAAGAAATACTGCGAATGCTATCAg GGCGGCGTTGGATGCTCCATCAACTGCAGATGTGAAGGCTGTAAAAACGGATTTGGGAGGAAAGATG AATCAGCTCTAATAGGAACTGAAACTCAacaagaggaagaaggaagagaacaTTGCCAAAAAAATGCAGAAGTACAGAGTGATGAAGGTCAGCAGAACTCAATCAACGCTGCTCCCTCAACTCAACTAGGACCACGCAG GTCATTGATTTCACTTCCATTCCATTTGAAGAGGAGACTTCCATCATCTTACCTCGACGACGAATCCTCCTCTAGATTGAGCGTTCGATTCAAACTCGACGAGCAAGGCATCATTCAAACAGAGGCGCTGCCCAAGTTTGAGAAAACCACCACCCCCTGTGAGGATGTGATGCCAGAAACTGTTTCTAATGAATCCCCTTCTAGCACAGGTGGTGTTAAGAATGTTTCTCCCAACAGTAAGAGGGTTGGTCTACGTCCACCACAGGGGGATTTCAGGCCACTGCCATCGACTCGAATCAGTCGGAAACTGATACTGCAGTCGATACCCTCCTTCCCTTCTTTTACTAATCCAAACTCAAATGAATGGACACAGTGA
- the LOC111807816 gene encoding proteasome subunit beta type-2-A-like produces the protein MECVFGLVGDGFTIVAADSSAVHSILVHKSNEDKIMVLDSHKLVAASGEPGDRVQFTEYIQKNVALYQFRNGIPLTTAAAANFTRGELATALRKNPYSVNVLLAGYDKETGPSLYYIDYIATLHKVEKGAFGYGSYFSLSMMDRHYHSGMSVEEAIDLVDKCIVEILSRLVVAPPNFVIKIVDKDGAREVAWRQSIKDTGAVPV, from the exons ATGGAATGTGTTTTCGGCCTAGTGGGTGATGGTTTCACCATTGTTGCGGCCGATTCTTCGGCGGTACACAGCATCTTGGTCCATAAATCCAACGAGGACAAGATTATGGTCCTGGACTCTCACAAGCTCGTCGCTGCTAGCGGCGAGCCTGGTGACAG GGTTCAATTCACCGAGTACATCCAGAAGAATGTCGCGTTGTATCAGTTCCGAAATGGGATCCCTTTGAcaactgctgctgctgctaatTTTACTCGTGGCGAGCTCGCCACTGCATTGAGAAAG AATCCATACTCGGTAAACGTCCTCCTGGCTGGCTATGATAAGGAAACTGGTCCATCTCTTTACTACATCGATTACATTGCAACGCTTCACAAGGTTGAGAAAGGTGCTTTTGGTTATGGATCCTACTTTTCACTCTCTATGATGGATAGGCATTACCATAGCGGCATGTCAGTCGAGGAAGCAATCGACTTGGTCGATAAATGCATCGTCGAGATACTTTCAAGGCTAGTTGTGGCTCCACCAAACTTTGTGATCAAAATTGTAGACAAGGATGGGGCAAGAGAGGTTGCTTGGCGTCAATCCATTAAAGATACTGGAGCTGTTCCAGTTTGA
- the LOC111807676 gene encoding uncharacterized protein LOC111807676 — protein MAAIISVVKSLIAVLTASMAMVAMSPPTGCTTRELLLLSPCLPFISAPPNNLSDSVPSSCCEAFSSAYGSGGGICLCYFLRDPQILGFPLNNTKLIALSSICPLSDGTHLEMNSSLDSLCSGMSSKPFFPLSLSRSLLTSGVA, from the coding sequence ATGGCGGCGATCATTAGCGTCGTCAAATCGTTAATTGCGGTTCTCACGGCGTCGATGGCGATGGTTGCGATGTCGCCTCCGACTGGATGCACGACCAGAGAGCTTCTCTTGCTTTCGCCATGTTTGCCTTTCATCTCGGCTCCACCGAACAATCTTTCCGATTCGGTTCCCTCGTCGTGCTGTGAGGCTTTCTCTTCTGCTTACGGTTCCGGTGGTGGAATTTGtctctgttattttcttcGTGACCCTCAGATTTTGGGCTTCCCGTTGAATAATACGAAGCTGATCGCTCTGTCTTCGATTTGTCCTCTCAGTGATGGAACGCATTTGGAGATGAATAGTTCACTAGATTCGCTCTGTTCTGGTATGAGTTCGAAACCGTTCTTCCCTCTCTCGCTTTCTCGTTCTTTATTGACTTCCGGAGTTGCTTGA
- the LOC111807600 gene encoding non-specific lipid-transfer protein-like protein At2g13820, which translates to MKLLGPFLPLLALALVAVLPANGQTNTPCTASMLSSFTPCMNFLANSSANGTSPTADCCNAIRSLASGGRDCLCLIVTGGVPFQIPINRTLAISLPRACNLPGVPLQCNAAAAPVPAPGPIALGPSFPPESSPSASPQAPEPTTPALTPVAETPSSPLVPEAEAPTGTAGSRPVLTPSSSAVRSNSFPFLFLGFVFVILKFN; encoded by the exons atgAAGCTCCTTGGCCCCTTTCTTCCACTCCTGGCCTTGGCCCTGGTGGCTGTTCTTCCGGCGAATGGCCAGACCAATACCCCATGTACTGCCTCCATGCTCTCCTCCTTCACCCCTTGCATGAACTTCCTCGCCAACAGCTCTGCTAATGGCACTTCCCCGACTGCCGACTGCTGTAATGCCATCCGATCACTTGCTAGCGGCGGCCGGGACTGCCTCTGCCTCATCGTCACCGGAGGAGTTCCCTTTCAAATACCCATCAATAGAACTCTCGCCATTTCTCTTCCTCGCGCTTGTAACTTGCCTGGTGTCCCCCTCCAATGCAATG CCGCTGCTGCCCCTGTTCCTGCTCCAG GCCCAATTGCTCTTGGACCAAGTTTCCCGCCGGAATCTTCACCGTCGGCGAGTCCTCAAG CGCCGGAACCCACCACGCCGGCTCTTACTCCGGTAGCTGAAACTCCATCTTCTCCGTTGGTTCCTGAAGCGGAAGCTCCGACGGGAACGGCCGGAAGCCGCCCGGTTCTGActccctcctcctccgccgtccGATCAAACAGTTTTCCTTTCCTGTTTCTGGGATTcgtatttgtaattttaaaattcaactgA